The Streptomyces pratensis genomic interval CGATGGTACGGGCCTCGTTATAGGTCCTGGGGTGCAGCGTGGTGATCCGGTAGGGCTCCCGCTCGGACACGACCTTGGGCATGATCACCGGTGCGTTCTTCTCCAGGTTCGGGCGGTCAGGTGTGATGGATGCCACGGGGGCGATTCGGGCGGGTCGTCCGCTTTCCGCCGGGAGCTGAACAGGTTCCCGGGGTGCGGGTGGCTGCACCGCTCGCACCGGTTCGTCCCGTTCCCGCTCCACCGGATGCACGGGCTGGTGCCGCCGCCGATCCCTCTCGGGCTCCGGCTCGGGTTCGAATTCGTCGTCGGGGTCGAACCCCGGACCGTCGTACCCATCGTCCTCCACGAGGCCGAGGTAGACCGCCATCTTGCGCATCGCGCCGGCCATGCTCCGAGTCCTCCGCTCTGTGGTGGATCGGCATTCGTGTCACCAAGTGCCCGAGATC includes:
- a CDS encoding cell division protein SepF, whose product is MAGAMRKMAVYLGLVEDDGYDGPGFDPDDEFEPEPEPERDRRRHQPVHPVERERDEPVRAVQPPAPREPVQLPAESGRPARIAPVASITPDRPNLEKNAPVIMPKVVSEREPYRITTLHPRTYNEARTIGEHFREGTPVIMNLTEMDDTDAKRLVDFAAGLVFGLHGSIERVTQKVFLLSPANVDVTAEDKARIAEGGFFNQS